One genomic window of Leptospira paudalimensis includes the following:
- a CDS encoding sensor histidine kinase, producing MIQDPLSLFKASLEGNDWGTAILQINLEEKNYDVLLKNSIFSQLEKEFDLPNFLKNKISHYDFNTEIIYKTDGKVLETSFGHFDYPSASKEIQFTKFVIRDITIKQKQEEEIAWRLRFELGVASSIQILIQKPSIRESLPQALYQLLYFTEMDSIFFLKNTSTDETQKFEIWVNERKSTEYPLLPNKFQTLDWKKEGINRWLHKLKNGKIIYLTKEKALPKEQWYFEESKAKSILFIPVKFENKFLGIMGFQKYVPNFVIHHENLLIYQTVSRWMGLFVQRDSDLTELNRYKSTLESLILERTLDLSRTKEELERAYKAKTEFLAHVSHELRTPLNSIIGFSKLIQLPEEDVTGKEYLQYIYSGGTRLLKMINEILSLMKIESGQLNIVYSEFKPEEICRQSLELIQPQANAKGIEIRFFPPIQSKLVRSDSGKIQQILLNLLSNAIKYGDHSYVELHCEWSDFGVNFSIRDFGPGISQEDQKRIFHSFTRLNDDGKIEGTGLGLSISQGLAEKLGGNITLLSNPEEGSTFILNIPENIK from the coding sequence ATGATCCAAGATCCCTTATCATTATTTAAAGCCTCTTTAGAGGGAAATGATTGGGGAACTGCCATTTTACAGATCAATTTAGAAGAAAAAAACTATGATGTTTTGTTAAAAAACTCTATCTTCTCACAATTAGAGAAAGAGTTCGACTTACCTAATTTTTTAAAAAACAAAATCTCTCATTATGATTTTAATACAGAAATCATTTATAAAACAGATGGAAAAGTATTAGAAACATCCTTTGGGCATTTTGATTATCCGTCTGCCTCAAAAGAAATCCAATTTACAAAGTTTGTGATCCGAGATATCACAATCAAACAAAAGCAAGAAGAGGAAATTGCTTGGAGGCTTCGGTTTGAATTGGGAGTTGCTTCCTCCATCCAAATCCTCATCCAAAAACCTTCCATCCGTGAAAGTTTACCTCAAGCTCTTTACCAACTTTTGTATTTCACGGAGATGGATTCGATATTCTTTTTGAAAAATACCAGTACTGATGAAACACAAAAATTTGAAATTTGGGTAAACGAAAGAAAGTCCACCGAATACCCGTTACTACCTAATAAATTTCAAACGTTAGATTGGAAAAAAGAAGGGATAAACAGGTGGCTGCACAAATTAAAAAATGGAAAGATTATTTACTTAACAAAAGAAAAAGCATTACCAAAAGAACAATGGTATTTTGAAGAATCAAAAGCAAAATCGATTTTATTCATTCCAGTCAAATTCGAAAACAAATTCTTGGGTATTATGGGATTCCAAAAATATGTTCCCAATTTCGTGATCCACCACGAGAATTTACTCATTTACCAAACTGTGAGTCGGTGGATGGGTTTATTTGTACAAAGAGATTCCGATTTAACCGAACTCAACCGTTACAAATCCACATTAGAATCTTTAATTTTAGAAAGAACTTTGGATTTATCGAGAACCAAAGAAGAATTAGAACGAGCATACAAAGCAAAAACAGAATTTTTAGCCCATGTCAGCCATGAACTTCGTACCCCTCTCAATTCCATCATAGGATTTTCAAAATTGATCCAGTTACCAGAAGAAGATGTAACGGGGAAAGAATACCTACAGTACATTTACTCAGGTGGAACGAGACTTCTCAAGATGATCAATGAAATTCTCAGTTTGATGAAAATTGAATCAGGTCAACTTAACATTGTGTACTCTGAATTCAAACCAGAAGAAATCTGCAGACAAAGTTTAGAATTAATCCAACCACAAGCAAATGCCAAAGGCATTGAAATCCGTTTTTTCCCTCCCATCCAGTCGAAACTGGTTCGATCGGATAGTGGAAAAATCCAACAAATCCTCTTAAATTTACTTTCGAATGCGATTAAGTATGGTGATCATTCTTATGTCGAATTACATTGTGAATGGTCCGATTTTGGGGTGAATTTTTCAATTCGCGATTTTGGACCAGGCATTTCACAAGAAGACCAAAAACGGATCTTTCATAGTTTCACAAGACTTAACGACGATGGAAAAATTGAAGGCACAGGACTTGGTCTTTCCATTTCCCAAGGACTAGCAGAAAAATTGGGTGGGAATATCACCCTCTTATCCAACCCAGAAGAAGGTTCCACTTTTATACTCAATATACCCGAAAATATTAAATAA
- a CDS encoding response regulator, with protein MNRKILIIDDSAVFRKIISVHLKNANFDLIEAGDGLEGLKQLESNPVDLIVSDMNMPNMDGISFIKKVKENSKFKFTPIIMLTTESQPEKKQQGIDAGAKAWLTKPFSPEELLDTITKLLP; from the coding sequence ATGAATAGAAAAATCTTAATTATTGATGACTCAGCAGTGTTTCGAAAGATCATCTCTGTGCACTTAAAAAATGCAAATTTTGATCTTATTGAAGCTGGAGATGGATTAGAAGGTCTAAAACAATTAGAGTCAAATCCTGTCGATTTAATTGTCTCTGATATGAATATGCCAAACATGGATGGGATTTCTTTTATCAAAAAAGTAAAAGAGAATTCTAAGTTTAAATTTACTCCTATCATCATGTTGACTACAGAATCACAACCTGAAAAAAAACAACAAGGTATCGATGCTGGTGCAAAAGCTTGGTTAACAAAACCTTTTTCCCCTGAAGAATTGTTAGATACCATTACGAAATTATTACCTTAA
- the ispH gene encoding 4-hydroxy-3-methylbut-2-enyl diphosphate reductase, with protein sequence MLETVYLANPRGFCAGVKYAISYVEQAFEENSGEPLYVRKEIVHNQRVVEEMKKKGIQFISELSEVPDGATVVFSAHGVSPEVVKEATDRKMKIGDATCPLVTRVHKKARNIKDSHQIIYIGHRGHDEAIGTMGEAKMFLVESPEDVESLKEKISLDKPLTYLMQTTLSVADTKNIVKKIEEVFPFVEHPQKDDICYATTERQDAVQKMLESVDAMLVIGAENSSNSVRLCQLAKKTRPSSFQISKKEDVNPNYIINQGIKTLGITAGASSPQVLVDEIVEEILKHFPNAKVSLYPESREDTMSFKLPKELLKQF encoded by the coding sequence GTGTTAGAAACGGTTTATTTAGCAAACCCACGAGGTTTTTGTGCAGGTGTCAAATATGCAATTTCTTATGTGGAACAGGCTTTTGAAGAAAATTCAGGTGAACCTCTCTATGTGAGAAAAGAAATCGTTCACAACCAACGAGTTGTGGAAGAAATGAAAAAAAAAGGAATCCAATTCATTAGCGAACTAAGCGAAGTTCCTGATGGTGCAACTGTGGTATTCTCTGCACATGGAGTTTCCCCCGAAGTCGTAAAAGAAGCCACTGATCGAAAAATGAAAATTGGCGATGCCACCTGCCCTCTCGTTACAAGGGTTCATAAAAAAGCACGAAATATCAAAGACAGCCACCAAATCATTTATATCGGACACAGAGGCCATGACGAAGCCATTGGCACCATGGGAGAAGCAAAGATGTTCCTTGTGGAATCTCCAGAAGATGTGGAGAGTTTAAAAGAAAAAATCTCTTTAGACAAACCGCTTACCTACTTGATGCAAACTACCCTTTCCGTAGCAGACACAAAAAACATTGTCAAAAAAATTGAAGAAGTTTTCCCTTTTGTGGAACACCCACAAAAAGATGATATTTGTTATGCGACAACGGAAAGACAAGATGCCGTACAAAAAATGTTAGAGTCCGTTGATGCCATGTTAGTGATCGGTGCCGAAAACTCTTCTAATTCAGTTCGGCTTTGCCAGTTGGCAAAAAAAACTCGACCATCTAGTTTTCAAATTTCGAAAAAAGAAGACGTAAATCCAAATTACATCATAAACCAAGGAATCAAAACATTAGGAATCACGGCCGGTGCTTCAAGCCCACAAGTGTTGGTTGATGAAATTGTAGAAGAAATACTAAAACATTTTCCCAATGCAAAAGTTTCTTTATACCCTGAAAGTCGTGAAGATACTATGAGTTTCAAACTTCCAAAGGAACTCCTAAAACAATTTTAA
- a CDS encoding ankyrin repeat domain-containing protein: MKKEWFLFLLLLSVSCKTIPKFQVIDNAKPNPNCKITWLTVVEPDFFITNGTTTLAGCIEKIDSNDAVIAFSFGRTIHRINASVNLKTGESRRSDSYSSENASAKATVHKDKKASLEIPTSDKKGSFMYSILYTLKNKQPSIEIYDVTREESYGPRLAFIAITKNDLPKLRELFSNSSIQNDTHIILVDENSAYELNLFQHALNVRANWEIYEYLLEKKVDYQFKDKNGFNALIQAVYLNDSGLVKYIDSLKKWNLNEKTNHGDTALHWAAANQNKEIVEYLLKKGTDKNIKNNQGLTAFDIAKTKSSSEILEILQ; the protein is encoded by the coding sequence ATGAAAAAAGAGTGGTTTCTATTTTTACTTCTACTTTCCGTTAGTTGCAAAACAATTCCAAAATTTCAAGTCATCGATAACGCCAAACCAAATCCGAATTGTAAGATAACTTGGCTTACTGTTGTCGAACCAGATTTTTTTATTACGAATGGAACGACTACTTTAGCTGGTTGTATTGAAAAAATTGATTCAAATGATGCTGTAATTGCATTTTCTTTTGGTCGCACAATACATAGAATCAATGCAAGTGTTAACCTAAAAACGGGTGAATCACGAAGGTCGGATTCATATTCGAGTGAAAACGCGAGTGCCAAAGCAACTGTTCATAAAGATAAAAAAGCATCTTTAGAAATTCCCACTAGTGACAAAAAGGGATCTTTTATGTATAGTATCTTATATACATTAAAAAACAAACAACCTTCGATTGAAATTTATGATGTAACTCGTGAGGAATCATACGGGCCAAGACTCGCTTTTATAGCAATTACCAAAAATGACTTACCAAAATTGAGAGAACTTTTTTCAAACAGTAGTATCCAAAATGATACCCACATCATTTTGGTTGATGAGAATAGTGCCTATGAATTGAATCTTTTCCAACATGCATTAAATGTGCGCGCGAATTGGGAGATATATGAGTATTTGTTAGAAAAAAAAGTAGATTATCAATTTAAAGATAAAAATGGATTTAATGCACTTATTCAAGCAGTTTATTTGAATGACTCGGGATTGGTAAAATACATAGACTCTCTTAAAAAATGGAATTTGAATGAGAAAACAAACCATGGTGATACTGCTCTCCATTGGGCTGCTGCAAATCAAAATAAAGAAATTGTTGAGTATTTATTAAAAAAAGGCACGGATAAGAATATAAAAAACAACCAAGGACTTACAGCATTCGATATCGCAAAAACAAAGTCATCAAGTGAAATATTAGAGATCTTACAATAA
- a CDS encoding ATP-binding response regulator — protein sequence MVELIDTTYTSVSKTEHQRRPKEPILIIEDKKENQVLLEGICKRIGVSYEVAENGKIALEMAKNKSYSLYLVDLMMPVMDGKTFIAEQRKFDPRSVFMVQTAIDQTEEIIEIMKMGVYDYLIKPLHVEIVADRLEKALEYVYLKRMEAVLIDEESKELKSQLEWLNYKESHRKTNEVNSELNSILNLKTTLMQGSGLGAMTTIIDSIEKMKTVENGNYIIPKDFWDLLSENQEHNKTMLKGLDMAVETIQTHLQLSKITSDELLQILPEIVKEFQKETESKEIKINLPVVKQTVKLEVNLNAIRTIIHEIFTNGLKYSKPKSNFDIFVTFVDGYFCLSAKNNLIEDDYAKQLTVSEKKLVEPFYRIHPPVESFHHKEKFSLGLGLTMVDFLLHKHNGMFFIRNAIDHTTETKASCVIAEIFLPIQS from the coding sequence ATGGTGGAACTAATCGATACGACATATACTTCTGTTTCTAAAACAGAACACCAACGTAGGCCAAAAGAACCTATCCTGATCATTGAAGATAAAAAAGAAAATCAGGTTCTCCTCGAAGGGATCTGTAAACGAATTGGTGTATCATACGAAGTTGCTGAAAACGGTAAAATTGCCTTGGAAATGGCAAAAAACAAGTCGTATAGCCTCTATTTGGTGGATTTGATGATGCCTGTGATGGATGGAAAAACATTTATCGCAGAACAAAGAAAATTCGATCCGAGATCAGTTTTTATGGTACAAACTGCTATCGACCAAACGGAAGAAATCATCGAAATTATGAAAATGGGAGTTTATGACTACCTAATCAAACCTCTCCATGTAGAAATTGTTGCCGATCGTCTGGAAAAAGCATTAGAATACGTCTACTTAAAACGGATGGAAGCAGTTCTCATTGATGAAGAATCCAAAGAATTAAAAAGCCAATTGGAATGGCTCAATTATAAGGAGTCTCATCGCAAAACCAATGAAGTAAATTCGGAACTAAATTCTATCTTGAATTTAAAAACCACTCTCATGCAAGGTTCTGGACTCGGCGCGATGACTACCATTATCGATTCAATCGAAAAAATGAAAACAGTTGAGAATGGAAACTATATCATTCCAAAGGATTTTTGGGATTTACTTTCTGAAAACCAAGAACATAACAAAACAATGTTAAAAGGCCTTGATATGGCCGTTGAAACAATTCAAACCCACTTACAATTGTCTAAAATTACAAGTGATGAGTTGTTACAGATCCTTCCTGAGATTGTAAAAGAGTTTCAAAAGGAAACTGAATCCAAAGAAATCAAAATCAATCTTCCTGTTGTCAAACAAACAGTAAAATTAGAAGTCAATTTGAATGCAATTCGAACCATCATCCATGAAATTTTTACAAATGGATTAAAGTATTCCAAACCCAAGTCAAATTTTGATATCTTTGTCACTTTCGTTGATGGTTATTTTTGTTTATCAGCAAAAAACAACCTAATCGAAGATGATTATGCAAAACAACTTACAGTTTCAGAAAAAAAATTGGTGGAACCTTTTTACAGAATTCATCCACCAGTTGAAAGCTTTCACCACAAAGAAAAATTTAGCCTAGGCCTTGGTTTAACGATGGTAGATTTTTTATTACATAAACATAATGGAATGTTTTTTATACGAAATGCAATTGATCACACGACTGAAACAAAAGCATCCTGTGTGATCGCAGAAATTTTTCTCCCTATCCAATCTTAA
- a CDS encoding STAS domain-containing protein, producing the protein MEPNQTIQHTKEGMEIHWNGYLTVPFIKEWSTYSIQWENIKGKKIILHLNGIERIDSSGIQLLVYLKKRCQSNQQILSLTNHSLPVLKVMDLLGLVSFFGDRIKVKKEHANEVEFRYGTRKVS; encoded by the coding sequence ATGGAACCAAATCAAACCATTCAACATACGAAGGAGGGAATGGAGATCCATTGGAACGGATACCTCACCGTACCTTTTATCAAAGAATGGTCTACTTACTCAATCCAATGGGAAAACATAAAAGGGAAAAAGATCATTTTACATTTGAATGGAATTGAAAGAATCGATTCTTCTGGCATTCAATTATTGGTGTATTTAAAAAAACGATGCCAGTCCAACCAACAGATCTTATCATTAACAAACCACTCCTTACCGGTGTTAAAGGTCATGGATTTACTTGGTTTGGTTTCTTTTTTCGGAGATCGTATCAAAGTGAAAAAAGAACATGCAAATGAAGTCGAATTTCGTTATGGAACAAGGAAAGTATCCTGA
- the ilvA gene encoding threonine ammonia-lyase has translation MALEIDSAYQILKPIINHTPLQFHSRLSELYGAQVYIKREDLQVVRSYKIRGAYNMIQSLTLEERKNGVVCASAGNHAQGVAYSCKLLQIFGVIYMPEVTPKQKINQVRMFGGDFIEIKLIGDTFDECQKEAIGFANERKMSFIPPFDHTKIMEGQGTVGIEILAELSNIDYLFLPIGGGGLCAGVGSYFKNHSPLTKIIGTEPKGAPSMKEALKVGKPISLEKIDKFVDGAAVKKVGELTFPICQSVLSDLVLIPEGKVCTTILNLYNLDAIVSEPAGALSIAALDEYKEVINGKTIVCILSGGNNDIDRMQEIKERSLLFEGLKQYFIVRFAQKPGALKQFVNEILGPNDDIVRFEFIQKNNKESGPALIGIELKSKDDFQSLLMRMKEYKLNFTVINEDENLFEYLI, from the coding sequence ATGGCATTAGAAATTGACTCCGCATATCAGATATTAAAACCCATCATCAATCACACTCCCTTACAATTTCATTCTCGATTGTCGGAGTTGTATGGTGCCCAGGTGTATATCAAACGGGAAGATTTACAAGTTGTTCGTTCCTATAAAATTAGAGGGGCTTACAATATGATCCAAAGTTTAACTTTGGAGGAACGAAAAAATGGAGTTGTCTGTGCAAGTGCTGGCAATCATGCACAAGGAGTAGCATATTCGTGTAAATTACTTCAAATTTTTGGAGTCATTTATATGCCAGAAGTTACTCCTAAACAAAAAATAAACCAAGTACGTATGTTTGGTGGTGATTTTATTGAGATCAAACTTATAGGTGATACATTTGATGAATGCCAAAAGGAAGCAATTGGATTTGCAAATGAAAGGAAAATGTCGTTTATCCCGCCGTTTGATCATACGAAAATCATGGAAGGGCAAGGTACTGTCGGAATAGAAATTTTAGCTGAGCTTTCAAATATAGATTATTTGTTTTTGCCAATCGGTGGAGGAGGATTATGTGCTGGTGTCGGTTCTTATTTTAAAAATCATTCACCACTCACAAAGATAATTGGAACAGAACCAAAGGGTGCACCATCAATGAAAGAAGCATTGAAAGTGGGAAAACCAATCTCTTTGGAGAAAATTGATAAATTTGTCGATGGAGCAGCTGTTAAAAAAGTAGGGGAACTTACGTTTCCAATTTGCCAATCTGTTTTGAGTGATTTGGTCTTAATACCGGAAGGAAAAGTTTGTACGACAATTTTAAATCTTTATAATTTAGATGCCATTGTGAGTGAACCTGCCGGTGCTCTTAGTATTGCTGCTTTAGATGAATACAAAGAAGTCATTAATGGGAAAACAATCGTTTGCATCTTAAGTGGTGGAAACAATGATATAGATCGGATGCAAGAAATCAAAGAAAGGTCCTTACTCTTTGAGGGTTTGAAACAGTATTTCATAGTTCGATTTGCACAGAAACCAGGAGCACTCAAACAATTCGTAAATGAAATTTTAGGACCGAATGATGATATTGTACGTTTTGAGTTTATCCAAAAAAACAATAAAGAGTCAGGTCCGGCACTCATTGGTATTGAGTTAAAATCAAAAGATGATTTCCAGAGTTTATTAATGCGGATGAAAGAATACAAATTGAATTTTACTGTTATCAACGAAGATGAAAATCTGTTTGAATATTTAATTTAA
- a CDS encoding flagellin N-terminal helical domain-containing protein — translation MIINHNVSAIFAHRTLKSNDANLSKDIEKLSSGMRINKAGDDASGLAVSEKMRTQIAGLRRAEQNTEDGMSLIQTAEGYLQETHEIVQRVRVLAVQAANGIYSEEDRQQIQVEVSQLVDEIDRIASQAEFNKMKLLTGAFARLNPTASMWFHIGANMHQRERVYIETMNTAALGLRNPTVLTFISLSTAGKANSVIGLCDDALRVISKQRADLGAYYNRMEHAAKGLMNAYENTQASESRIRDTDMAEQMTSFTRYQILTQAATSMLAQANMKSQSVMRLLQ, via the coding sequence ATGATTATCAACCACAACGTAAGTGCGATCTTTGCACACAGAACTTTGAAGTCTAACGACGCGAACCTGAGCAAAGATATCGAAAAGTTGTCTTCTGGTATGCGTATTAACAAAGCCGGAGATGACGCATCTGGACTTGCAGTGTCTGAGAAAATGAGAACTCAGATTGCTGGTCTTCGACGTGCAGAACAGAATACTGAAGATGGTATGTCCCTCATTCAAACGGCGGAAGGATATCTTCAAGAAACACACGAAATCGTTCAACGTGTTCGTGTACTCGCGGTGCAAGCTGCGAACGGTATCTACTCGGAAGAAGATAGACAACAGATCCAAGTCGAGGTTTCACAGCTAGTGGACGAGATCGATCGTATTGCTTCTCAAGCAGAATTCAACAAAATGAAACTGCTTACAGGAGCTTTTGCTCGACTCAACCCAACTGCTAGTATGTGGTTCCATATTGGAGCTAACATGCACCAAAGAGAGCGCGTGTACATTGAAACAATGAACACTGCGGCATTGGGATTAAGAAACCCTACGGTTCTTACTTTCATCTCTCTTTCGACTGCAGGTAAAGCTAACTCCGTAATCGGACTTTGTGATGATGCCCTAAGAGTGATCTCTAAACAAAGAGCTGACCTTGGTGCTTATTACAACCGTATGGAGCATGCTGCGAAAGGACTTATGAATGCTTATGAAAACACACAAGCTTCTGAGTCTCGTATCCGTGATACTGACATGGCTGAACAAATGACCAGCTTCACGAGATACCAAATCTTAACTCAGGCTGCTACATCAATGCTTGCGCAAGCAAACATGAAGTCTCAGTCAGTGATGAGATTGCTCCAGTAA